In uncultured Bacteroides sp., one genomic interval encodes:
- a CDS encoding carbohydrate kinase, with the protein MRKVIGIGETILDIIFQNEQPSAAVPGGSVFNGIISLGRMNVDVCFISEIGNDRVGNIIKRFMEENNVKTDHINIFPDGKSPVSLAFLNEKNDAEYLFYKDYPKQRLDIAFPTINEDDILIFGSFYALNPVLRDKMTELLDYAKERKAIIYYDPNFRSTHKYEAMKLAPAIIENLEYADIVRGSDEDFINLYNLNDVDKIYKNKIQFYCPNFLCTEGNKSISLRSKQVSKEYTVEPIDAVSTIGAGDNFNAGIIYGILKYGISYHELSNLSETMWDKIIQCGKDFSAEVCKSFSNSISTDFAEKYR; encoded by the coding sequence ATGCGAAAAGTAATTGGTATTGGCGAGACTATTCTCGACATCATTTTTCAGAACGAACAACCTTCTGCGGCAGTTCCGGGAGGTTCTGTATTTAATGGCATTATATCACTAGGCAGGATGAATGTCGATGTCTGCTTTATCAGCGAAATAGGGAATGATAGAGTGGGAAACATAATCAAGAGATTCATGGAAGAAAACAATGTGAAAACAGATCACATCAACATCTTCCCCGATGGAAAATCTCCTGTTTCACTAGCCTTCCTTAACGAAAAGAATGATGCTGAGTATCTTTTCTACAAGGATTATCCCAAACAACGTCTGGATATTGCCTTCCCCACTATTAACGAAGATGATATTCTTATATTCGGTTCTTTTTACGCACTCAATCCGGTTCTTAGAGATAAGATGACAGAACTGCTGGATTACGCAAAAGAACGTAAAGCAATTATCTATTATGATCCAAACTTCCGTAGCACACACAAATATGAAGCTATGAAGTTAGCCCCCGCAATTATTGAAAATCTGGAATATGCAGATATCGTCAGAGGATCCGACGAAGATTTTATCAATTTGTACAATCTGAATGATGTTGATAAAATCTATAAAAATAAAATACAATTCTATTGCCCGAATTTCCTTTGTACAGAAGGAAATAAATCAATAAGCTTACGATCAAAACAAGTATCGAAAGAGTACACAGTAGAACCTATCGATGCCGTAAGCACAATTGGAGCCGGAGATAACTTTAATGCAGGAATTATTTATGGTATTTTGAAGTATGGCATTAGCTATCATGAGCTTAGTAATTTAAGTGAGACAATGTGGGACAAGATTATACAGTGCGGAAAAGACTTCTCTGCAGAAGTATGCAAAAGTTTCAGCAATTCCATTTCAACGGATTTTGCAGAAAAATATCGATAA
- a CDS encoding SIS domain-containing protein — translation MIESIKDLLNKEAEAVRNIPITDAYEKAVKLIVEQIHIKGGKLVTTGMGKAGQIAMNISTTFCSTGIPSVFLHPSEAQHGDLGIFQKNDLLLLISNSGKTREIVELTKLSRVLNPNLKFIVITGNPDSPLAQESDICLCTGNPKEVCALGMTPTTSTTMMTVIGDILVVETMKQTGFTIEEYSKRHHGGYLGEKSREICEK, via the coding sequence ATGATTGAATCAATCAAAGATCTATTAAACAAAGAAGCCGAAGCCGTAAGAAATATTCCAATTACAGATGCTTACGAAAAAGCTGTAAAACTAATAGTAGAACAAATTCATATAAAAGGAGGAAAACTGGTAACTACCGGAATGGGCAAAGCCGGACAGATTGCAATGAATATTTCTACAACCTTTTGCTCTACAGGAATTCCTTCAGTGTTTCTTCACCCTAGCGAAGCACAACACGGTGATTTGGGCATTTTTCAGAAGAATGACTTATTATTGCTAATTTCCAATTCTGGTAAAACAAGAGAAATTGTTGAGCTGACAAAGCTTTCCAGAGTTCTTAATCCTAATTTAAAGTTTATCGTTATAACAGGTAATCCGGACAGTCCGTTAGCACAAGAGTCGGATATCTGTCTTTGCACTGGAAATCCAAAAGAAGTCTGCGCATTAGGAATGACTCCAACAACTTCAACTACAATGATGACTGTTATTGGTGATATTTTGGTTGTAGAAACAATGAAACAAACAGGTTTTACTATTGAAGAGTACTCTAAACGCCATCATGGTGGATATCTGGGCGAGAAATCAAGAGAAATATGCGAAAAGTAA
- a CDS encoding TIGR00730 family Rossman fold protein, translating to MNKIGIFCSASQTIDDIYFQKTEELGKWMGEQGKTLVYGGANMGLMECVAQTVKQSGGNIIGVIPSKLEESKRVSALPDRFLHTKNLSDRKDIILAESDVMVALPGGIGTLDEVFHVMASATIGYHSKKIIFYNINGFYDELLTVLKMFEEKQFTRGELSLYYDVANTFKELTNLLNK from the coding sequence ATGAATAAAATTGGTATCTTCTGTTCTGCCTCGCAAACAATTGATGATATATATTTCCAAAAAACTGAGGAATTGGGAAAATGGATGGGAGAACAAGGTAAAACGCTAGTTTATGGTGGTGCAAACATGGGGTTAATGGAATGTGTGGCACAAACCGTTAAGCAAAGCGGAGGAAACATTATTGGCGTAATACCTTCAAAACTGGAAGAAAGCAAAAGAGTGAGTGCTCTCCCCGACAGATTTCTTCATACCAAAAATTTAAGCGATCGCAAAGATATTATACTTGCCGAATCGGATGTTATGGTTGCCTTACCGGGAGGAATAGGAACATTGGATGAAGTTTTTCATGTAATGGCCTCTGCAACCATTGGATATCATTCAAAAAAGATAATCTTTTATAACATAAATGGTTTTTATGATGAATTATTGACTGTTCTGAAGATGTTTGAAGAGAAACAATTTACCCGAGGTGAATTATCTCTTTACTACGACGTGGCCAATACATTTAAAGAATTAACCAACCTACTAAACAAATAA
- a CDS encoding pitrilysin family protein, with protein sequence MHYNQHTLPNGLRIIHAPSLSKVAYCGYAIDAGTRDEGENEQGMAHFVEHLSFKGTEKRKAWHIINRMENVGGDLNAYTNKEETVLYSAFLTEHFPRAVELLTDIVFHSTFPQREIDKEVEVIIDEIKLYDDTPSELIFDDFEDLIFKNHPLGRNILGKPEQLRNFTTADVLNFTSRYYHPTNMVFFVLGNLDFKKVVRMVEKSMHDVSFSEYKNIRNSPPAYVPEHLVVPKDTNQAHVMIGGRGYDAYSEKRTALYFLNNILGGPGMNSKLNVSLRERKALVYSVESNLTSYTDTGVFCIYFGTDPEDVDACLNLTYKELKHLRDVKMTALQLNAAKKQLIGQIGVASDNNENNALDMAKSFLHYNKYDSPEALFLRIESLTAEGLLEVANEMFAEEMLSTLIYR encoded by the coding sequence ATGCATTATAATCAACATACTTTACCTAACGGATTACGTATTATTCATGCCCCGTCATTATCAAAGGTTGCTTATTGTGGATATGCTATAGATGCAGGTACCCGTGATGAAGGAGAAAACGAGCAGGGAATGGCTCATTTTGTGGAGCACCTCAGTTTTAAAGGAACTGAAAAGCGCAAGGCATGGCATATCATTAACCGGATGGAGAACGTTGGGGGCGATTTGAATGCTTATACGAATAAGGAGGAGACGGTGCTTTATTCGGCCTTTTTAACGGAACATTTCCCTCGTGCTGTTGAGTTGCTGACTGACATTGTGTTTCATTCCACTTTTCCTCAGCGCGAAATTGATAAGGAAGTAGAGGTTATTATTGATGAGATTAAGTTATATGACGATACTCCTTCAGAGCTTATCTTTGACGATTTCGAGGACTTGATCTTTAAGAACCATCCTTTGGGCAGAAATATTCTTGGAAAACCGGAGCAATTACGGAACTTTACTACTGCTGATGTATTAAATTTCACTTCGCGTTATTATCACCCCACGAATATGGTCTTTTTTGTACTGGGAAATCTCGATTTCAAGAAAGTGGTTCGGATGGTAGAAAAATCAATGCACGATGTGTCGTTTTCAGAATATAAGAATATTCGAAATTCTCCACCCGCTTATGTTCCGGAGCATTTGGTTGTTCCTAAAGACACAAATCAGGCGCATGTAATGATTGGTGGTAGGGGGTATGATGCTTATAGCGAGAAACGCACTGCTCTGTATTTTCTCAATAATATTCTTGGTGGTCCGGGAATGAATAGTAAACTAAATGTTTCTCTCCGTGAAAGAAAGGCTTTGGTTTATAGCGTAGAATCCAATCTGACTTCTTATACTGATACCGGAGTTTTCTGTATCTATTTTGGGACCGATCCTGAGGATGTGGATGCTTGTCTGAATCTCACTTATAAGGAATTGAAACATTTACGTGATGTGAAAATGACTGCCTTACAATTGAATGCGGCAAAGAAGCAATTAATTGGCCAAATAGGAGTAGCTTCAGACAACAATGAGAATAATGCGCTCGATATGGCTAAATCTTTCCTCCATTACAATAAATATGATTCACCGGAAGCCTTGTTCCTTCGCATTGAGTCTTTAACTGCCGAAGGATTATTAGAGGTAGCTAATGAGATGTTTGCAGAAGAAATGCTTTCAACCCTGATATACCGATAA